GTTCCCACCCTAACATTTAGGGGCTATATTCATTGCTGGGCAGTTCGTTGGACGGAATATTTGCAAGTCCATCGTGAACCGTTTATGATTAAGTTATGTAAACATTATGCCGTTAAAGCCGCAGAATCGTTGAGTTCTTCGGTTGTTAAACAGTACTGAAGTTTATGCCGCTCGCTTGTTCTCTCTCAGTCATTTACGAATCGCTCAAGGAAGGTTGCCATGACGGCTACACTGCAACTACTCAGTCCCGACAATTTGATGGATGTGTTTTTCCGACAGTCGGCAGGATGCTGGTCTTCGGAGCGTCGCTACTACACATTGCCAGATGGCAAGACGCAGGAAATGAAGAGCGCGATCGAAATCACTTTTTTGGAGCAAGGTTGTGAGGAGCTAAGGGAGTTGGCTCGTTTGCACGAGCTGGAAGATGAGTCGTTGATGGTTTGTGGGGCAAAAGTGACCTGGGATACGCAGAATTCGATCCTGGGTAAGCAGATGTCCCACGGGGTGACGAGCTTTGGCGTCGTGGATGGCGTGATGTATCGCGATCGTGGATTTGCGACGGGTAAGCCCGTTACGGCAAGTTTTAGCTTTACGAATCCCGAGACGCTGTGTTTGCGTACGGAATATGACGGATCA
This genomic window from Romeriopsis navalis LEGE 11480 contains:
- a CDS encoding phycobiliprotein lyase — encoded protein: MTATLQLLSPDNLMDVFFRQSAGCWSSERRYYTLPDGKTQEMKSAIEITFLEQGCEELRELARLHELEDESLMVCGAKVTWDTQNSILGKQMSHGVTSFGVVDGVMYRDRGFATGKPVTASFSFTNPETLCLRTEYDGSVFEEEIRLVGSRYRTRQTVMTRAGEQKMIGQYLEKRVE